One Oryctolagus cuniculus chromosome 7, mOryCun1.1, whole genome shotgun sequence genomic window, TCAAGTTTACATGAGAAATTATTCAATTTCAAGGCCAAAAGGCATGTAATATCTGCCAAATGGTCCAAAATGGCAGAAACAGCTCAAGAAGGTGCAAGAGAGTCTGGCTTTCGATCCAGACTCGTCCTTTTCAGCCTGTTTTTCCACAGGGGGCTTTCAAGAAACAGATGCCTGGGCTCAGACCGATCAAACCGCAATCTCTGATGGTGGAGGTCTGGGGCTCATCAATAGGGGCGTGGGGGGAGGGGTAGCTACCCAGGTGCTTCTAATGAGTAGCTGAGGTTGACAGCTGCCGgtttagaaagaaaatacaggCATGCCTAGTCTCAAAATCGGTTTCCTATTCCCAAGTCAGAACTTAACAACGGACTAAGGATCTGGAGAAAGGAACAGGAAAGGTTCCCTAAACGGGCATTCATCTGGGAGCTGGCTCCCAGGGAGCCCTCTACAGAACTTAACCCTAAGCACGCCACTGTTTCCAACACTAGTCTTCAAAGCCCTGTCAAGACCGCCAACTTTGCTCAACTCGTCCAACGATCTTTCTTTTCCTCGGTACCCAACGACAGCCTCCGTGAACCCCGCCGCGGGGTCGCGGCCggcgcagcccctcccccctccgcggccccgccccctcccccgcggtCCCCGCAGCCCACCGCCCCCCATGCGCGTCCGCCGGCTCCTTCCGCTCCCCTTCTCTCACCACAGAGACGCACCGAAGGAAACGGACGCCAGTGCTCCTCCCGGGGCTGCCAGCACGGCTGCGGCAGGGCGGGCCGGGGACCGGCCGAACCTCAGTAATTGACGGTGGAGGGGCTCCGGTTAATTAGATGGGCGGTTGGGTCAGATGCTTAAGTGGTAGACTGCGAGGCTAGTCCGTGGCTGTTGGCTGGCTGTGTCGTTGGCCGACCCGCCTGATCGCCCGGCCTGCCCTTCCCTGCCTTCAGTCTGTGCCACCACAGCTGCCGCCGCCAACTCCCGCTCGCTCTCCAAAacaaaatggccgccacgcccAGTGCGGCATGGGACCGGCTAAAATGGCGCCGACGCAATTGCGTCAGACGTTGGATCCGCGCACTAGTAGGGGGCGGGGATTTGTCACGCCCTGCGCAGAGCTAGGGGGCGGAGccctgggtgggaaggaggggctTTAGAGTTACACAGATGGCTCCGCCCCCGGGGCGTGGCTAGTGGCTTCGCTATTCTAGCGGGTATTAACTGCTACCTCCTGGAGTTGTCAGCGGCCCTGCTCCCAAGAGAGGTTTTAGTCCCGTTAGGAAAGAGTTCGTGTTCCTTCGGGCCTTTCTCCCCACGCCCTTGGCTAAGGCATCATGTTTACAAATCTTAAAGCGGAACCTGCTTTGGTCTCTGGCAATGCCAGAGCCGGGTGATTGGCACTGGTGGCTTTCCCCCGCGCCCCTTCGCTGTTTGGGTCGTGAAgtgctgcaaaggccagggcaaGCCAGTGCTGGGGGCACACCTCCTGCCATCCGCCGCAGCCTCCATTGCCCGTCCATGTTTTCCTCTTCCCTGACTTGGCTGTTTTTCAACTCTCCTCTGATCAGGTCCCGgatcccccttcccctcccctccctgggaaTTTAGTGCAGACCTATGAAAGGATTTTCCTTATGGCCACACAATCACGTCCTCAAACGttggaggaaagagagaaagcacacaGTGGGGGCTTCCTCTACCCTCGCTCTGGGCACTGAGTTGTATGTGTGCATTTTTAGTGGGCCTCTCTCCTTGCTGGACTTCACCCAGTGAGGGTGACCATGGTGTTTATTTTGCTCACTGCTGTATCCCCAGTTCCTGCACAAGGTAGGACCCCTGTAAATATCTGCTGAGGATTGAAaggagatttttctgtttttacagCTGGGAAGCAGACGTCTCCCCTTCCAGCTGGAACCTGGAACCCCACTGAGCATTAAGGCAGATGGAATGCACGTGACCTCCCTCCAAAATAAGTGGAGCGAAACCCCTCAGGGCTGCCCTTCCGGACCCACAGGAGACAGACACCAGACGGCTGGCAATAGAGGAGCCTTTAATGAGAGATGAGCTGCAGGGCGGGCCTGCTGCTTGGCGCCCTGGGTGTGTGGGGGAGTGTGAGGTGGTAGCCGGGTGTAGGGGCAGGTCTGGGGGGACGGAGCGGTAGGGCGCTGCCCTCTGGGGCTGTCTGCTCAACTGTTCTCCCAGAAGAAGTTGTTACAGGCCACTGTGAGAGCAGCCACCAGCACCACGTACTCCTGGAAGTCCACCTCCCCGTCTCCGTCCTCGTCCAGTTCCTTCATCACCTTGTCCACGGCATCTGCATCCTTCTGGGCctgtggaggggggagagagcgggagaggtGTCCAGCACCGAGTCCAGGGCCAGAGGGTGGTGACGGAGAAGAACGGGGTGGAGATGAGCAAGCGGGAGAGCTACGGCTAACTGGGTCTCCTCGGCTGCCCTTCTCCAAACCCTTCAAACACTggtgggctcctgctgcccacagaaTGCATCCTTAACCTGGCAGAGTTAATGGTGTGTCAGTCTTTCCCTTCCAGACTGCGGAAGCCTTATTACCGATGAGTCTATGTAGGGCTTAGCACTTAACAGGTGATCTATAAACCAGGCGTTTTGACTTCACCCGGGCGTGGGGGAGCCTGGGAAAACCCAGAAGAGAAGcacgagagaggagagagatggctgGGCTGAGGTGAggcggggtggagagagagaccaCAGGGAGGTGCCCACTCCCTTCACCCCTCGCCCACCCCGCCCCGGACGCCCACTCCATGCTCACGTCCAGGAAGCCGGAGAGCTCCGTCTGCAGCAGCTCCTTCAGTTCTTTCTTGCTCAGCTTGTACTTGTCCCCCTCCTTGCCCGAGTGGGCGTGGAACACATTGATGAGGGTCTCCATTGCCGTCTCCAGCTCAGAGCCCATTGTGGCAGTGCACCTACCCCCCAGGCCCCCCAGAGCGAGGCAGTGAGCTGGGGACCAGGTCTAGGGTGTCTGGGGTTTGGGTGAGGGAAGCCTTCAGGCCTGGCCTTGGTCCCACAGCTCAGAACAGCTGTGAGATTGGAGTCCTGTTGCCTCTTATCTTTCTCTGAACTTGTACCTTGCAGGGAGACCCTGACACCTAAATTATCAGACCTGTGCTCTGTAGCCGAGCCAGAGAGCCAGGTTGGGGCATAGAGACACAGCCGCTGGCGCTGGTGGGCTCCAGAGGCC contains:
- the S100A1 gene encoding protein S100-A1 is translated as MGSELETAMETLINVFHAHSGKEGDKYKLSKKELKELLQTELSGFLDAQKDADAVDKVMKELDEDGDGEVDFQEYVVLVAALTVACNNFFWENS